In Sorghum bicolor cultivar BTx623 chromosome 8, Sorghum_bicolor_NCBIv3, whole genome shotgun sequence, one genomic interval encodes:
- the LOC8069728 gene encoding probable LRR receptor-like serine/threonine-protein kinase At4g36180, which yields MSCYFQPGTMLGVLFVLQLMFPMACACAVEERAALLRIRSLLMQANADVPSSWGQSDDCCSWERVSCNNSTRVSSLKLDSIYFFDSVGPGMRYLNLTIFSSFHELQLLDLSRNYACLQNFDGLQGLTLLRYLYLSGNYLVGDNVLESLGRLGSLEAINFADTSMSGALQNLAFRNLKNLRELRLPYNRLNGSIPASLFELPRLEYLDLSENLLQGHIPISLSSNISLSLKTLMLAANNLNGKFDFFWLRNCAMLKEVDLSGNTELAIDVKFLTSATPSFQLRALMLSGCNLDNSIIAGPNLFVRQHQMQFLDLSNNNLVGSLPNWMLSNETALIYLGLANNLLVGSLDLMWQQQCNLQMINISTNFFRGQLPTDISSVFPNLTVLDASYNNISGHLPSSLCNISSLEFVDLSNNKLTGEVPSCLFTDCSWLNFLKLSNNNLGGPILGGANNYVFSFDELYLDSNYFEGALPNNLSGYSVSIMDFHDNKLSGKLDLSFWNISSLEFFSVASNDLNGQIYPTICNMTGLSYLDISDNDFQGSIPNCSSKLPLYFLNMSSNTLSGFPGLFLSYSSFLALDLRYNQFKGTLDWIQDLSEIKMLLLGGNRFYGQIPPSLCHLEYLNIVDLSHNKLSGSLPPCIGGISFGYLTNDEFLPMDSGMSLDVGLSVMDNDDPKFSYDTDYVLQGFTFSTKGNVYIYSRGFFNLMSGIDLSANMLSGEIPWEIGNLSHVKSLNLSHNLFSGQIPATIANMSAVESLDLSHNKLNGQIPWQMTQMSSLEVFSVAYNNLSGCIPNLAQFSSFSGDSYLGNANLHNLTEGNKCTLTTGPMEVGDVDDASDDLVLYIISAASFVLSFWATVAFLFCHSLGQRLVLQL from the exons CACTTCTGCGAATCAGGTCTTTGTTGATGCAGGCAAATGCTGATGTTCCTTCCTCATGGGGCCAGAGTGATGACTGCTGCTCCTGGGAGAGGGTCTCTTGCAACAACAGCACAAGAGTCTCGAGTCTCAAGCTCGACTCTATATACTTCTTCGACTCTGTCGGCCCAGGAATGCGGTATCTTAATTTGACCATCTTTTCCTCGTTTCATGAGCTTCAGCTGCTGGATTTATCTCGGAACTATGCTTGTCTTCAGAATTTTGATG GGCTTCAAGGATTGACTCTGCTTCGGTATCTCTACCTCAGCGGAAACTATTTGGTTGGGGATAATGTCTTGGAATCTCTTGGTAGATTGGGTTCTCTTGAAGCCATAAATTTTGCTGATACCAGCATGAGCGGTGCTCTTCAGAACCTAG CCTTTAGAAATCTCAAGAACTTGAGAGAACTTCGTCTGCCATACAATCGATTGAATGGAAGCATCCCAGCTTCCTTATTCGAGCTTCCACGCCTAGAGTACTTGGATCTTTCAGAAAATCTCCTTCAAGGGCATATACCTATAAGCTTGTCTTCGAATATTTCTTTGTCCCTTAAAACTCTCATGTTAGCAGCAAATAATCTAAATGGGAAGTTTGATTTCTTTTGGCTACGGAACTGTGCCATGTTAAAGGAGGTAGATTTATCAGGGAACACTGAATTGGCTATTGATGTGAAGTTCCTTACAAGTGCGACTCCATCATTTCAACTGCGAGCACTAATGCTCTCTGGGTGTAACCTTGACAATAGTATCATTGCAGGACCAAATTTATTTGTCAGACAACATCAAATGCAATTCCTTGATCTATCCAACAACAACTTGGTTGGGAGCCTGCCTAACTGGATGCTTTCAAATGAAACAGCTCTGATTTATCTGGGTCTTGCAAATAACTTGCTAGTAGGATCATTGGATCTGATGTGGCAGCAACAATGCAATCTCCAAATGATCAACATATCTACGAACTTTTTCAGGGGACAGCTTCCAACGGACATCAGCTCAGTGTTTCCCAATCTAACAGTTCTAGATGCTTCTTATAACAATATTTCTGGACATTTACCATCATCTCTGTGCAATATTAGCAGCTTGGAATTTGTAGACCTGTCAAACAATAAACTTACAGGAGAGGTGCCATCTTGCTTGTTCACTGATTGTTCGTGGCTGAATTTCCTGAAGCTCTCAAACAACAATCTCGGGGGTCCGATACTTGGTGGGGCTAATAATTATGTCTTCAGTTTTGATGAACTATACCTTGATAGCAACTATTTTGAAGGAGCATTGCCTAACAATCTATCAGGTTATTCTGTGTCAATCATGGATTTTCATGATAATAAATTGTCCGGCAAACTTGATTTATCATTTTGGAATATTTCATCCTTAGAATTTTTTAGTGTGGCTAGTAATGATTTAAATGGTCAAATTTATCCAACGATTTGCAATATGACTGGTCTTAGTTATCTGGATATATCAGACAATGATTTCCAAGGGTCTATACCAAACTGTAGCAGCAAGTTACCACTATACTTTTTGAACATGTCAAGCAATACCCTATCAGGCTTCCCAGGTCTTTTTCTCAGTTACTCCAGTTTTCTAGCCCTGGACCTAAGATATAACCAGTTCAAGGGTACTCTTGATTGGATACAAGATCTCTCTGAAATAAAGATGCTTCTCTTAGGCGGGAATAGGTTTTATGGGCAAATTCCCCCAAGCCTATGCCATCTCGAATACTTGAATATAGTTGACTTATCCCACAATAAACTTTCGGGTTCATTACCACCTTGCATTGGCGGCATCTCATTCGGATACCTTACTAATGATGAATTTTTGCCCATGGACTCTGGTATGTCACTGGATGTGGGGCTATCTGTTATGGACAATGATGATCCGAAGTTCTCGTATGATACTGATTATGTCCTCCAAGGCTTTACCTTCTCCACTAAAGGAAATGTTTACATATACAGCCGCGGTTTCTTCAATCTAATGTCTGGCATCGACTTATCTGCAAACATGCTATCAGGGGAGATCCCTTGGGAGATAGGAAATCTGAGCCATGTCAAGTCTCTCAATCTATCGCACAATTTATTTAGTGGCCAAATTCCAGCTACCATTGCGAACATGAGCGCCGTGGAAAGCCTGGATTTGTCCCATAACAAGCTGAATGGACAGATACCTTGGCAAATGACTCAGATGTCATCTTTGGAGGTGTTCTCGGTTGCCTACAACAACTTGTCAGGTTGCATACCAAACCTTGCCCAGTTTAGCTCATTCAGCGGGGACAGCTACTTGGGCAACGCTAACCTTCACAATTTGACAGAGGGGAACAAGTGCACTCTTACTACAGGCCCCATGGAAGTGGGCGATGTGGATGATGCATCTGATGATTTAGTCCTTTATATTATCAGTGCCGCCTCATTTGTATTGTCATTCTGGGCCACTGTTGCATTCCTGTTTTGCCATTCATTGGgacagcgtctggtgctccaacTGTAG